CGCTATGCCGGCGACGTTCGAGGCAGCTTGATGACGCCGGACTGTCACACCTATGAGGTGGCCGTGCGTGATATCTCGGTGGGGGGGGCGCTCGTTCTCATGGCGCGGCCCGTTGAGCGCAACACCGAGGTTGCGCTGAAGTTCACGCTTCCCCACACGTCCTCGCCCATCACCTGCCAAGGAACCGTGGTGCGCTGCACGCGGGTTCGCGGAGGCGCCCATGAGCTGGGCATCGCCTTCACGGGCCAGAACACCGAGCATCGAGGCGCCCTGGTCGATCGCTTGTCGCTGCTCCTGCAATCGAAGTGAGATCGGTGCGTGTCGCCACTGGCAGGACGGGGTAACATGCTTGCGAGGTGGTAGTGCAGCGAGGGGTGTCTCTCGCGTCGGTGGGCGGGCTTCGCGTGTGCGAGGTCCAGGTGAGGGTCCGTGCGTGTCGCGACGCGCGGACCCTCTTCTCGTTCCAGCCTCTGGTAGACGTGCCCGGGGATCGTGCCCTGAGGCTGGGCGGCGGTCAGCTGCTGGTGAGGGTTCCGAACACGTCGCGCAGCGAGTCGAGCATGGCGCCCAGCTCCTCACGAACCTCCGCACTCGGGGTACGCTCGTCGAACAGCGCCGTGGCACCGATATCGATGGGTTCCCGAGCGTCGTCGGAGTTGTCGTAGAACGTCACGGTGACCTCGACAACACAGTCGCGTCCGAGAATGGCGCGAATCTCTTCGAGGGTTTCCGGATCGAGCTGCATCATGTGCGCGGGGCTCCTTGCGTGGTGCGAGATTGCAGTTGGGTCAGTTCGCCGTCAGCGCCTGCAGCGCCTCGTCGTTGTCGCGCGCGAGGTTGAAGACCTCGAGCAGCCCGGCGACCTCGAAGACCTCGTGGACATAGGGCTGCACGGCGGTGACGAACAGCGGGCGGCTGTCGTGCTTCAAAGCGCGGGCACAGCTCACCAGAACGCGGAGACCGGCGCTGCTCACATAGTCGACGCCTCTGAGGCAGACGACAAGCGCGCGGGTCTCCCCTTCGATGATGGGCTTCAGGGCTGTCTCAAGCAGAGGGGCCGTCGTGATGTCGAGGCGGCCGCTCACGTTCACCATGGCCACGTCGCCGTGAACCTCGGTCTGCATCTCCATGGGGTCAGCTGTCTCCCGCGCTTCTGGATTTGAACATGTCGAGGCGGTTGAGGCCTTGCCAGCGCACGTAGCACAGGTCATCGACACTGTGGCGGGCCAGCGTCAGACCCTTCCCACCGATTGGCGTCTCGAGGGCCTCGTCTCCTGCTCGTGGGTTCGCAGCAGCGGCCTTCGCCTGCCGGGTCGGGTCGAATCGAATGCCGTTGTCTTCGAGGCGCACGCCCACGCCGTCGAAGCGGTTCACCACCGTGACCTCGATCGACGTGGCGCTGCGCCCGTGCTCGATGACGTTGACGAGGAGCTCTTCCACCGCCAGCCGCAGGCGCAGGCGGTCGGCGGGGGGCAGGTCACACCCGTCGATGCGCGCGAGCACCGGCTCTACGGCGTCGACGCGCGGCGCGACACGCAGCACGGTCGATGGGCCGCGGTAGCGAACCACGGCCACGGTGG
The Pseudomonadota bacterium genome window above contains:
- a CDS encoding PilZ domain-containing protein → RYAGDVRGSLMTPDCHTYEVAVRDISVGGALVLMARPVERNTEVALKFTLPHTSSPITCQGTVVRCTRVRGGAHELGIAFTGQNTEHRGALVDRLSLLLQSK
- a CDS encoding anti-sigma factor antagonist, whose product is MTCATCAGKASTASTCSNPEARETADPMEMQTEVHGDVAMVNVSGRLDITTAPLLETALKPIIEGETRALVVCLRGVDYVSSAGLRVLVSCARALKHDSRPLFVTAVQPYVHEVFEVAGLLEVFNLARDNDEALQALTAN